In one window of Streptomyces sp. FXJ1.172 DNA:
- a CDS encoding xanthine dehydrogenase family protein molybdopterin-binding subunit, which translates to MPTNGAPTKITQGSQTKGGIGESTLRPDGTLKVTGEFAYSSDMWHEDMLWGQILRSTVAHAEIVSIDVSEALAMAGVYAVLTYDDLPTEVKNYGLEIQDTPVLAHGKVRHHGEPVAIVAADHPETARRAAAKIKVDYKELPVITDEASATAPDAILVHEGRDDHHAGHVPHPNIVHRQPIVRGNVEEARKRADVIVKGEYTFGMQDQAFLGPESGLAVPEEDGGVHLYIATQWLHSDLRQIAPVLGLPEDKVRMTLAGVGGAFGGREDLSMQIHACLLALRTGKPVKIVYNRFESFFGHVHRHPAKLYYEHGATKDGKLTHMKCKIVLDGGAYASASPAVVGNASSLSVGPYVIDDVDIEAIALYTNNPPCGAMRGFGAVQACFAYEAQMDKLAKELGMDPVEFRRLNAMEQGTIMPTGQPVDSPAPVAELLRRIKAMPLPPERQWESSEGADVRQLPGGLSNTTHGEGVVRGVGYAVGIKNVGFSEGFDDYSTAKVRMEVIGGEPVATVHTAMAEVGQGGVTVHAQIARTELGVTQVTIHPADTQVGSAGSTSASRQTYVTGGAVKHTCELVREKVLEIGRRKFGSYHPAWATAELLLEGGKVVTDGGEVLGDLADVLEGESVEIEAEWRHRPTEAFDLRTGQGNGHVQYSFAAHRAVVEVDTELGLVKVIELACAQDVGKALNPLSVIGQIQGGTTQGLGVAVMEEIIVDPKTAKVRNPSFTDYLIPTILDTPTIPVDVLELADEHAPYGLRGIGEAPTLSSTPAVLAAIRNATGLELSRTPVRPEHLTGTA; encoded by the coding sequence CCAAGGGCGGCATCGGGGAGTCCACGCTCCGCCCGGACGGCACCCTCAAGGTCACCGGCGAGTTCGCGTACTCGTCCGACATGTGGCACGAGGACATGCTCTGGGGCCAGATCCTGCGCTCCACCGTCGCGCACGCCGAGATCGTGTCGATCGACGTCTCCGAGGCGCTCGCCATGGCGGGTGTGTACGCGGTGCTGACGTACGACGACCTGCCCACCGAGGTGAAGAACTACGGCCTGGAGATCCAGGACACCCCGGTCCTCGCGCACGGCAAGGTACGCCACCACGGCGAGCCGGTCGCGATCGTCGCCGCCGACCACCCGGAGACGGCCCGCCGCGCCGCCGCCAAGATCAAGGTCGACTACAAGGAACTGCCCGTCATCACCGACGAGGCCTCCGCCACCGCGCCGGACGCGATCCTGGTCCACGAGGGCCGCGACGACCACCACGCGGGCCACGTCCCGCACCCCAACATCGTGCACCGCCAGCCGATCGTCCGCGGCAATGTGGAGGAGGCCCGCAAGCGGGCCGACGTCATCGTCAAGGGCGAGTACACCTTCGGCATGCAGGACCAGGCCTTCCTCGGCCCCGAGTCCGGCCTCGCCGTCCCCGAGGAGGACGGCGGCGTCCACCTCTACATCGCCACCCAGTGGCTCCACTCCGACCTGCGCCAGATCGCGCCCGTCCTCGGCCTGCCCGAGGACAAGGTGCGCATGACGCTGGCCGGCGTCGGCGGCGCGTTCGGCGGCCGCGAGGACCTGTCGATGCAGATCCACGCCTGCCTGCTGGCGCTGCGCACCGGCAAGCCCGTCAAGATCGTCTACAACCGGTTCGAGTCCTTCTTCGGACACGTCCACCGGCACCCGGCGAAGCTGTACTACGAGCACGGCGCCACCAAGGACGGCAAGCTCACGCACATGAAGTGCAAGATCGTCCTGGACGGCGGCGCCTACGCCTCCGCCTCCCCGGCGGTCGTCGGCAACGCCTCCTCCCTCTCCGTCGGCCCGTACGTGATCGACGACGTCGACATCGAGGCGATCGCCCTCTACACCAACAACCCGCCCTGCGGCGCCATGCGCGGCTTCGGCGCGGTCCAGGCCTGCTTCGCCTACGAGGCGCAGATGGACAAGCTGGCCAAGGAGCTGGGCATGGACCCGGTGGAGTTCCGCCGGCTCAACGCCATGGAGCAGGGGACCATCATGCCGACCGGGCAGCCGGTCGACTCCCCGGCCCCGGTCGCCGAACTGCTGCGCCGCATCAAGGCGATGCCGCTGCCGCCCGAGCGCCAGTGGGAGTCCAGCGAGGGCGCCGACGTACGGCAGCTGCCCGGCGGTCTGTCCAACACCACGCACGGCGAGGGCGTCGTCCGCGGCGTCGGCTACGCGGTCGGCATCAAGAACGTCGGCTTCTCCGAGGGCTTCGACGACTACTCCACCGCCAAGGTCCGCATGGAGGTCATCGGCGGCGAGCCGGTCGCGACCGTGCACACCGCGATGGCGGAGGTCGGACAGGGCGGTGTCACCGTCCACGCGCAGATCGCCCGCACCGAGCTCGGCGTCACCCAGGTGACCATCCACCCGGCCGACACCCAGGTCGGCTCGGCGGGTTCGACCTCGGCCTCCCGGCAGACGTACGTCACCGGCGGCGCCGTGAAGCACACCTGCGAGCTGGTCCGCGAGAAGGTCCTGGAGATCGGCCGCCGCAAGTTCGGCAGCTACCACCCGGCCTGGGCGACGGCCGAACTCCTGCTGGAGGGCGGCAAGGTCGTCACCGACGGCGGCGAGGTCCTCGGCGACCTGGCCGACGTCCTCGAGGGCGAGAGCGTCGAGATCGAGGCGGAGTGGCGGCACCGGCCGACCGAGGCCTTCGACCTGCGCACCGGCCAGGGCAACGGTCACGTCCAGTACTCCTTCGCCGCGCACCGGGCGGTCGTCGAGGTCGACACCGAACTCGGCCTGGTCAAGGTCATCGAGCTGGCCTGCGCCCAGGACGTCGGCAAGGCGCTCAACCCGCTCTCCGTCATCGGCCAGATCCAGGGCGGCACGACCCAGGGCCTGGGCGTCGCGGTGATGGAGGAGATCATCGTCGACCCGAAGACCGCCAAGGTCAGGAACCCCTCCTTCACGGACTACCTGATCCCCACGATCCTCGACACGCCGACCATCCCGGTCGACGTGCTCGAACTCGCCGACGAGCACGCCCCGTACGGGCTGCGCGGCATCGGCGAGGCCCCGACCCTGTCGTCCACCCCGGCCGTCCTCGCGGCGATCCGGAACGCGACCGGGCTGGAGCTGAGCCGCACTCCGGTACGGCCCGAGCACCTCACGGGGACCGCGTAA
- a CDS encoding LysE family translocator — MVSADRLAAFAALSLLLIVVPGPSVLFVVGRALAHGRRAALTTVAGNTLGAYVLVGAVALGIGPVVERSLLVFTALKLAGAACLVYLGVRAWRQRGSLRAAFAQASGPGHGFVRTFWEGFAVGVANPKTMVFFAAALPQFVDPGQGHVPGQMLLLGLVFNAIALASDSVWGLAASAARNWFARSPRRLAAVGGTGGLTMIGLGVTVAVTGRRD, encoded by the coding sequence ATGGTGTCCGCCGACCGGCTGGCCGCCTTCGCGGCCCTGTCCCTCCTGCTCATCGTGGTGCCCGGCCCCAGCGTGCTGTTCGTGGTCGGGCGCGCCCTGGCCCACGGCCGCCGGGCCGCGCTGACCACCGTCGCCGGCAACACGCTCGGCGCGTACGTGCTCGTCGGCGCCGTCGCGCTCGGCATCGGCCCGGTCGTGGAGCGGTCGCTGCTCGTCTTCACCGCGCTGAAGCTCGCGGGCGCCGCCTGCCTCGTGTACCTCGGCGTACGGGCCTGGCGGCAACGCGGCTCGCTGCGGGCCGCGTTCGCGCAGGCGAGCGGCCCCGGGCACGGCTTCGTCCGCACCTTCTGGGAAGGCTTCGCGGTCGGCGTGGCCAACCCCAAGACGATGGTGTTCTTCGCCGCCGCACTGCCCCAGTTCGTGGATCCCGGCCAGGGGCACGTCCCTGGGCAGATGCTGCTGCTCGGGCTGGTCTTCAACGCCATCGCGCTGGCCTCCGACAGCGTCTGGGGGCTGGCCGCCTCCGCCGCGCGCAACTGGTTCGCCCGCTCGCCCCGGCGGCTGGCCGCCGTCGGCGGGACCGGCGGGCTGACCATGATCGGGCTGGGGGTCACCGTCGCGGTGACGGGCCGCAGGGACTGA
- a CDS encoding polysaccharide deacetylase family protein codes for MRETSGRLRPAALAAAAACLALTLSGCAQADTTAPSSARASAAKGAPAKFGTADCREAKCIALTFDAGPSENSARLLDILKEKKVPATFFLLGKNHIEKYPQLVKRMAAEGHEVASHTWDHRILTKIPDARMRDELKRPDDAIERLTGRRPTLMRPPQGRTDSAVHKIAKEEGLAEVLWSVTAKDYTTDDSALIEKRVLGQSSRDGIILLHDIYSGTVPAVPGIIDALKARGYVFVTVPQLLAPGKAEPGRVYRP; via the coding sequence ATGCGCGAGACCTCCGGCAGGTTGCGTCCTGCCGCCCTCGCCGCGGCCGCCGCCTGCCTCGCGCTCACGCTGTCCGGCTGCGCGCAGGCCGACACGACCGCGCCGAGCAGCGCACGGGCCTCGGCGGCGAAGGGCGCACCGGCGAAGTTCGGGACCGCCGACTGCCGCGAGGCGAAGTGCATCGCGCTCACCTTCGACGCGGGGCCAAGCGAGAACTCGGCGCGGCTGCTCGACATCCTGAAGGAGAAGAAGGTCCCGGCCACCTTCTTCCTGCTCGGCAAGAACCACATCGAGAAGTACCCGCAGCTGGTCAAGCGGATGGCGGCCGAGGGACACGAGGTCGCGAGCCACACCTGGGACCACAGGATCCTCACGAAGATCCCGGACGCCCGGATGCGCGACGAGCTGAAGCGCCCCGACGACGCGATCGAGCGGCTCACCGGACGCAGGCCGACCCTGATGCGCCCGCCGCAGGGCCGTACCGACTCCGCCGTGCACAAGATCGCCAAGGAGGAGGGCCTGGCGGAGGTGCTGTGGAGCGTGACCGCCAAGGACTACACGACCGACGACTCGGCGCTCATCGAGAAACGCGTCCTCGGTCAGTCGTCCCGGGACGGGATCATCCTGCTGCACGACATCTACTCCGGCACGGTGCCCGCCGTCCCCGGCATCATCGACGCCCTGAAGGCGCGCGGCTACGTCTTCGTGACGGTGCCCCAGCTGCTCGCTCCGGGCAAGGCGGAGCCGGGCAGGGTGTACCGGCCCTGA
- a CDS encoding phosphoribosyltransferase, which produces MRFRDRAEAGRELAGLLAGLCEREGLSDPLVLALPRGGIAVAEPVARALGAPLDVLVVRKIGAPHHEEFAVGALAADDPPLFHTDTLGMLGLTEESMAPVVERERRELHRREQHYRGDRPRPDPAGRTVIVIDDGLATGATARAALRHVRRRAPAHLVLAVPVGAPDSLDSIAGEADTVVCPHRPAGFAAVGQWYEDFEQLTDAQVVAALNAQH; this is translated from the coding sequence ATGCGCTTCCGGGACCGCGCCGAAGCCGGACGGGAACTGGCCGGACTGCTGGCCGGCCTGTGCGAACGGGAAGGCCTCTCCGACCCCCTCGTGCTCGCCCTGCCCCGCGGCGGCATCGCCGTCGCCGAGCCGGTCGCCCGCGCCCTCGGCGCCCCGCTGGACGTGCTCGTCGTCCGCAAGATCGGCGCCCCCCACCACGAGGAGTTCGCCGTCGGCGCGCTCGCCGCGGACGATCCGCCCCTCTTCCACACCGACACCCTCGGCATGCTCGGCCTGACCGAGGAGTCCATGGCCCCGGTGGTCGAACGCGAGCGGCGCGAACTGCACCGCCGCGAGCAGCACTACCGCGGCGACCGCCCGCGCCCCGACCCGGCCGGCCGCACGGTGATCGTGATCGACGACGGACTGGCCACCGGCGCCACCGCCCGCGCGGCCCTGCGCCACGTCCGCCGCCGCGCCCCCGCGCACCTCGTCCTCGCCGTCCCCGTCGGCGCCCCCGACTCGCTGGACTCGATCGCCGGCGAGGCCGACACGGTCGTCTGCCCGCACCGCCCGGCCGGCTTCGCCGCCGTGGGCCAGTGGTACGAGGACTTCGAGCAGCTCACCGACGCGCAGGTGGTCGCCGCCCTGAACGCGCAGCACTGA
- a CDS encoding NCS2 family permease, with protein MTQQSVEPRTASEDAGDGSRVPAGRSWLDRYFHISRRGSSVAREVRGGITTFMAMAYILLLNPLILSGKDVHGDTLAQKALITATALAAAFTTLLMGFVGKVPLALAAGLSVSGVLSSQVAPNMTWPQAMGMCVMYGVVIMLLVVTGLREMIMNAIPLALKHGITMGIGLFIALIGLYKSGFVHQGKETPLSLGPAGQLTGWPVLLFAGTLLLIFMLQARNVPGAILIGIVSGTIAASVLNAAGVIDPRQWANGAPELHGSAVSMPDFSLLGHVEFGGWGKVGAMTVAMIVFTLVLAGFFDAMATIIGVGTEAELADDKGRMPGLSKALFIDGMGGAVGGVAGGSGQTVFIESATGVGEGARTGLASVVTGLFFAACLFFTPVTAIVPQEVASAALVVIGAMMLMNARHVDWADRATAIPVFLTVVLMPFTYTITTGVAAGVISYTAIKTAQGKAREIGAFMWGLTVVFLVYFALHPIEAWLGVH; from the coding sequence ATGACCCAGCAGTCAGTGGAGCCCAGGACCGCATCCGAGGACGCCGGCGATGGCAGCCGCGTCCCGGCAGGACGGTCCTGGCTCGACCGGTACTTCCACATATCCAGAAGAGGATCATCGGTCGCGCGTGAGGTGCGCGGCGGCATCACCACCTTCATGGCGATGGCCTACATCCTCCTGCTCAACCCGCTCATCCTGTCCGGCAAGGACGTCCACGGCGACACGCTCGCCCAGAAGGCGCTGATCACCGCGACCGCGCTCGCCGCCGCGTTCACCACGCTGCTGATGGGCTTCGTCGGCAAGGTGCCCCTCGCGCTCGCCGCCGGCCTGTCCGTCTCCGGCGTGCTGTCCTCGCAGGTCGCCCCCAACATGACCTGGCCGCAGGCCATGGGCATGTGCGTGATGTACGGCGTGGTCATCATGCTGCTGGTCGTCACCGGCCTGCGCGAGATGATCATGAATGCGATCCCGCTCGCGCTCAAGCACGGCATCACCATGGGCATCGGCCTGTTCATCGCCCTCATCGGTCTGTACAAGTCCGGCTTCGTGCACCAGGGCAAGGAGACCCCGCTCAGCCTCGGCCCGGCGGGCCAGCTCACCGGCTGGCCGGTGCTGCTCTTCGCCGGCACCCTGCTCCTGATCTTCATGCTCCAGGCCCGCAACGTCCCCGGTGCCATCCTGATCGGCATCGTCTCCGGCACGATCGCCGCCTCGGTCCTCAACGCCGCCGGCGTCATCGACCCCAGGCAGTGGGCCAACGGCGCTCCCGAACTGCACGGCAGCGCCGTGTCGATGCCCGACTTCTCGCTGCTCGGGCACGTGGAGTTCGGCGGCTGGGGCAAGGTCGGCGCGATGACGGTCGCCATGATCGTCTTCACCCTCGTGCTGGCCGGCTTCTTCGACGCGATGGCCACCATCATCGGCGTCGGCACCGAGGCCGAGCTGGCCGACGACAAGGGCCGGATGCCCGGCCTGTCCAAGGCGCTGTTCATCGACGGCATGGGCGGTGCGGTCGGCGGGGTGGCGGGCGGCTCCGGCCAGACCGTGTTCATCGAGTCCGCGACCGGCGTCGGCGAAGGCGCCCGCACCGGCCTCGCCTCCGTCGTCACCGGCCTGTTCTTCGCGGCCTGCCTGTTCTTCACCCCGGTCACCGCGATCGTGCCGCAGGAGGTCGCGTCCGCCGCCCTGGTCGTCATCGGCGCCATGATGCTGATGAACGCCCGGCACGTGGACTGGGCCGACCGCGCCACCGCGATCCCGGTCTTCCTGACCGTCGTCCTGATGCCGTTCACGTACACCATCACCACCGGTGTCGCCGCGGGCGTCATCTCCTACACGGCCATCAAGACCGCCCAGGGCAAGGCCCGTGAGATCGGCGCCTTCATGTGGGGCCTCACGGTGGTCTTCCTGGTCTACTTCGCGCTTCATCCCATCGAGGCCTGGCTCGGCGTGCACTAG
- a CDS encoding trypsin-like peptidase domain-containing protein → MTRTGERAVTSRLRTPSWIARIEAPDGRVLGAGVLLAPDRVLTAAHVAVPGRRYAVRLVAVPGLDAVPATVHEDEHVPLREDAFGDRSGDLALLRLARPLPAEHTTRLYRLAAPHGPVSMYGFPDGDDGGRWHGATLVAARGRDSQVQLRPLTPGELAAPGFSGGGVVDHATDQVIGIVLSVDEGPGSAFSYMSPTETILSHLPQAAAWTDGAEAVDPRLRTGARGGAGVLDVPFATELASWFRGEGWPVLVTVVPARSDRAWTLNRAVTLADRELRTDRNTSVFSHDPPETVPPAGAHDLALDVKGLTAAEVMDRVAARLGIRDDPRPERLGALRVPLAAVLVGVDQAAEPGALLGLLDRLARQGPGCCWSSAAEGSGPTRPPRRSWTGRCTTAGSGCTANSTGSRTSWARPSSGSGTGCCPAPVPGNWSTRPTAAYGAPGCCAPGSPTPRNARANPAAPTCCSPSRRRPSAAARAWSGPSATSTPGCTAARNSSAG, encoded by the coding sequence ATGACGCGCACGGGGGAGCGAGCCGTCACATCGCGGTTGCGGACGCCGTCCTGGATCGCACGCATCGAGGCGCCGGACGGGCGGGTCCTCGGTGCGGGGGTGCTGCTCGCCCCCGACCGGGTGCTCACCGCCGCCCATGTCGCCGTTCCCGGCCGCCGCTACGCCGTACGCCTCGTCGCGGTCCCCGGGCTCGACGCCGTACCCGCCACCGTCCACGAGGACGAGCACGTGCCGCTGCGCGAGGACGCCTTCGGCGACCGCAGCGGCGACCTCGCCCTGCTGCGCCTCGCCCGGCCCCTGCCCGCCGAGCACACCACCCGGCTCTACCGGCTCGCCGCACCGCACGGACCGGTGAGCATGTACGGCTTCCCGGACGGCGACGACGGCGGCCGATGGCACGGAGCCACCCTGGTCGCCGCCCGCGGCCGGGACAGCCAGGTGCAGCTGCGCCCGCTGACCCCGGGCGAACTGGCCGCGCCCGGCTTCAGCGGCGGGGGAGTGGTCGACCACGCCACCGACCAGGTCATCGGGATCGTCCTCAGCGTCGACGAGGGGCCGGGCTCCGCCTTCAGCTACATGAGCCCCACCGAGACCATCCTCAGCCATCTGCCGCAGGCCGCCGCCTGGACCGACGGCGCCGAGGCGGTCGACCCCCGGCTGCGCACCGGCGCACGGGGCGGCGCCGGCGTGCTCGACGTGCCCTTCGCCACCGAACTCGCCTCCTGGTTCCGGGGCGAGGGCTGGCCGGTCCTCGTCACCGTCGTCCCCGCCCGCAGCGACCGCGCCTGGACCCTGAACCGGGCCGTCACACTCGCCGACCGGGAGCTGCGCACCGACCGGAACACCAGTGTCTTCAGCCACGACCCGCCCGAGACCGTGCCCCCGGCCGGCGCGCACGATCTCGCGCTGGACGTCAAGGGGCTCACCGCCGCCGAGGTGATGGACCGCGTCGCCGCCCGCCTGGGTATCCGCGACGACCCCCGGCCCGAACGGCTCGGCGCGCTGCGCGTCCCGCTCGCCGCGGTCCTGGTCGGCGTCGACCAGGCCGCCGAACCCGGCGCCCTGCTCGGCCTGCTGGACCGGCTCGCCCGGCAGGGGCCCGGCTGCTGCTGGTCTTCCGCCGCCGAGGGGAGCGGGCCGACCAGGCCGCCGAGGCGCTCGTGGACCGGCCGCTGCACGACCGCTGGGTCCGGCTGCACGGCGAACTCGACCGGATCGCGGACGAGTTGGGCCCGGCCCTCGAGCGGCTCCGGGACCGGGTGCTGCCCGGCCCCGGTGCCCGGCAACTGGTCGACCAGGCCGACGGCGGCGTACGGCGCACCCGGATGCTGCGCGCCTGGGTCGCCCACACCCCGGAACGCGAGAGCGAACCCGGCCGCGCCGACCTGCTGTTCACCTTCGAGGAGGCGGCCGAGCGCCGCCGCACGCGCCTGGAGCGGGCCATCGGCCACCTCGACACCCGGCTGCACCGCCGCGAGGAACTCCTCGGCCGGGTGA
- a CDS encoding XdhC family protein, whose protein sequence is MLDIAEELNRWVEQGRDFAVATVVAVGGSAPRQPGAALAVDSGGTAIGSVSGGCVEGAVYELCRQALEDGETVLERFGYSDEDAFAVGLTCGGIIDILVTPVRADGPARAVVAAALAAAARGEAAAVARIVDGPAELRGRALLVRPDGSCDGGYGAHPELDRTVAAEAGAFLDAGRTGTLEIGEQGSRCGAPLTVLVESSVPAPRMIVFGAIDFASALVRVGKFLGYHVTVCDARPVFATRTRFPEADEIVVEWPHKYLERTQVDARTALCVLTHDAKFDIPLLQLALRLPVAYVGAMGSRRTHLDRNQRLRDVGVTELELARLRSPIGLDLGARTPEETALSIGAEIVAGRRGGSGVPLTGAHTPIHHDTASRPAARIGSVA, encoded by the coding sequence ATGCTGGACATCGCCGAGGAGCTGAACCGGTGGGTCGAGCAGGGCCGTGACTTCGCCGTCGCCACCGTGGTGGCCGTCGGCGGCAGCGCCCCGCGCCAGCCCGGCGCCGCCCTCGCGGTGGACTCGGGCGGCACCGCGATCGGCTCGGTCTCCGGCGGGTGCGTGGAGGGCGCCGTGTACGAGCTGTGCCGGCAGGCGCTCGAGGACGGGGAAACCGTCCTCGAACGCTTCGGCTACAGCGACGAGGACGCCTTCGCCGTCGGCCTGACCTGCGGCGGCATCATCGACATCCTCGTCACACCGGTCCGGGCGGACGGTCCCGCCCGGGCGGTGGTCGCGGCCGCGCTGGCCGCCGCCGCCCGTGGGGAGGCGGCGGCGGTCGCGCGGATCGTGGACGGCCCGGCCGAGCTGCGGGGCCGGGCCCTCCTGGTGCGTCCGGACGGCTCCTGTGACGGCGGCTACGGCGCCCATCCCGAACTGGACCGCACCGTCGCCGCCGAGGCCGGCGCCTTCCTGGACGCGGGCCGCACCGGCACCCTGGAGATCGGCGAGCAGGGCTCGCGCTGCGGCGCCCCGCTCACGGTCCTGGTCGAGTCCTCCGTCCCCGCCCCCCGGATGATCGTCTTCGGCGCGATCGACTTCGCCTCCGCACTGGTCCGGGTCGGCAAGTTCCTCGGCTACCACGTCACCGTGTGCGACGCCCGCCCGGTGTTCGCGACGAGGACCCGCTTCCCCGAGGCCGACGAGATCGTCGTCGAGTGGCCGCACAAGTATCTCGAGCGCACGCAGGTCGACGCCCGCACGGCCTTGTGCGTCCTCACCCACGACGCCAAGTTCGACATACCGCTGCTGCAGCTCGCCCTGCGGCTGCCGGTCGCCTACGTCGGCGCGATGGGCTCGCGCCGCACCCACCTCGACCGCAACCAGCGGCTGCGCGACGTCGGCGTCACCGAGCTGGAACTGGCCCGCCTGCGCTCGCCGATCGGCCTCGACCTCGGCGCCCGTACGCCCGAGGAGACGGCCCTGTCCATCGGCGCGGAGATCGTCGCCGGCCGGCGCGGCGGCAGCGGGGTCCCGCTGACCGGCGCGCACACCCCCATCCACCACGACACGGCGTCCCGGCCGGCCGCGCGGATCGGGTCGGTGGCCTGA
- a CDS encoding Immediate-early protein 2 has product MPVFSFTRTAPLPLDEAWRRLTEWPRHADAVPLTRIRVLTPPPTLVGTRFVARSGIGPLAVDDIMEVTVWRPPTGDEPGLCRLDKRGRVVLGWAEIEVGPGPGGRSRVVWREEVRVRALPRVFDGVLERTARVMFGRAVNRLLRKA; this is encoded by the coding sequence GTGCCCGTCTTCTCCTTCACCCGCACGGCGCCGCTCCCGCTCGACGAGGCGTGGCGCCGGCTCACCGAGTGGCCCCGCCACGCCGACGCCGTCCCGCTGACCCGGATCAGGGTGCTCACGCCCCCGCCGACCCTGGTGGGCACGCGCTTCGTGGCCCGCTCCGGCATCGGCCCGCTGGCCGTCGACGACATCATGGAGGTGACGGTCTGGCGCCCGCCCACCGGCGACGAGCCCGGCCTGTGCCGCCTGGACAAACGCGGCCGGGTGGTCCTGGGCTGGGCGGAGATCGAGGTCGGCCCGGGGCCCGGGGGCCGTAGCCGGGTGGTGTGGCGGGAGGAGGTGCGCGTGCGTGCGCTGCCGCGTGTCTTCGACGGCGTCCTGGAACGCACGGCACGCGTGATGTTCGGGCGAGCGGTGAACCGGCTGCTCCGGAAGGCGTGA